A region from the Aegilops tauschii subsp. strangulata cultivar AL8/78 chromosome 5, Aet v6.0, whole genome shotgun sequence genome encodes:
- the LOC109787449 gene encoding uncharacterized protein: MDAPLPPPAYADGEQTDFVLIEKFGYLVDRQDATTATCVLQGPDIKGSIKVTFCAACPPRVSYFCVHATEYEHADFDLQPTILATEGPLVLLSVMLPSQSDIFHPERKEYFVYQAATKDPEGKGKKVSHPSLKHLPNPGRHHEFEEASAALLRTCSKHRQAATNHDHLPHLPHGVTLRPRSSSHLTPRPHSSSGYILQHHGANKEEHNCEACQFVIAAKRSARVRRTQHELCLYHSEKEAWSIKTAIVLGNGPYNHHWTDKAITIGGDNGVVAWVNLARDILFCDVLAETPILCPIELPLLIPESEGVGKGDPRCSRDVAIVDGFIHYTQLQIRIVPGSFTKDGTVTFDGWKATKCSMAIDTRSLPVAEKSWQHTGLELDSSQISKSLPNLLVDEGTIAFERLHIGLPTLSLSPQEDDIVYFLAKIDYRDMERTAYVLAVDLRKKMIKSIAEFGAKNTIGLGQAYVASSLSKYLKIAPGTKQKKKQRGKTPLGSSSKKKHPGGVSTVTCLSGSEVDYMALE; the protein is encoded by the exons ATGGATGCGCCCCTGCCTCCGCCTGCTTACGCCGATGGCGAGCAGACGGACTTCGTCCTCATCGAGAAATTCGGCTACCTGGTCGACCGCCAAGACGCCACCACCGCCACCTGCGTCCTGCAGGGCCCCGACATCAAGGGCAGCATCAAGGTCACATTTTGCGCCGCCTGCCCTCCGCGCGTCTCCTACTTTTGCGTCCACGCCACCGAGTACGAGCACGCCGACTTCGACCTCCAGCCGACCATCCTGGCAACGGAGGGCCCTCTCGTCCTCCTCAGCGTCATGCTCCCCAGTCAATCCGACATCTTCCATCCCGAGAGGAAAGAGTATTTCGTCTACCAGGCTGCCACCAAGGACCCCGAGGGAAAGGGGAAGAAGGTAAGCCACCCGTCACTCAAGCACCTCCCTAATCCTGGCCGCCATCACGAATTTGAGGAAGCCTCGGCTGCCCTCTTGCGAACCTGCAGCAAGCATCGCCAAGCCGCCACCAACCATGACCACTTGCCCCATCTCCCCCATGGAGTCACTCTGCGCCCTCGTAGCTCCAGCCACTTGACCCCGCGCCCTCATAGCTCCAGTGGATACATTCTGCAACACCATGGAGCCAACAAGGAGGAGCACAACTGCGAGGCATGCCAATTCGTCATCGCCGCAAAACGTTCTGCGCGTGTCAGAAGGACACAACATGAGCTCTGCCTCTATCACTCAGAGAAGGAGGCCTGGAGCATCAAGACGGCCATAGTATTGGGGAATGGTCCATACAATCACCATTGGACAGACAAAGCAATCACCATTGGAGGAGATAATGGTGTGGTCGCATGGGTCAATCTTGCTCGCGATATTCTCTTCTGTGACGTGCTTGCTGAAACCCCCATACTTTGCCCCATCGAACTGCCCCTGCTGATCCCGGAGAGCGAGGGAGTTGGGAAAGGTGATCCAAGATGCAGTCGGGATGTTGCCATTGTCGATGGTTTCATCCACTACACCCAGCTGCAGATTCGAATTGTTCCGGGCTCGTTCACAAAAGATGGAACCGTCACATTCGATGGCTGGAAAGCTACCAAATGTAGCATGGCAATTGACACCCGTTCGTTGCCTGTGGCTGAGAAATCTTGGCAGCACACGGGCCTCGAGCTCGATTCCTCGCAGATTTCAAAGTCACTGCCAAATCTGCTGGTCGATGAGGGTACCATAGCATTCGAGAGACTACACATTGGCCTACCCACCCTGAGCCTGAGCCCGCAAGAAGACGACATTGTTTATTTCCTCGCCAAGATCGACTACCGGGACATGGAACGCACAGCATATGTGCTTGCTGTTGACTTGAGAAAGAAGATGATAAAGAGCATTGCTGAGTTTGGAGCCAAAAACACAATTGGTTTAGGCCAGGCGTATGTTGCAAGTAGCCTCTCCAAATATCTCAAAATTGCTCCAG GTAcaaagcaaaagaagaaacaaagAGGGAAGACGCCCCTGGGATCCTCTAGCAAGAAGAAGCATCCTGGAGGAGTCTCCACCGTAACTTGTCTGAGTGGCTCAGAAGTGGATTATATGGCTTTAGAATAA